In the genome of Polaribacter sp. MED152, one region contains:
- the fabD gene encoding ACP S-malonyltransferase, with protein sequence MKAYIFPGQGAQFPGMGLDLYENSDLAKEMFEKANDILGFSITDVMFTGTPEELKETKVTQPAIFLHSVILAKVLGDDFQPEMVAGHSLGELSALVANGVLSFEDGLRLVSKRALAMQKACEDVPSTMAAVLGLEDAVVEETCAAIEEGVVVAANYNCPGQLVISGDIEAVKKACEVLTEKGARRALLLPVGGAFHSPLMEPAREELAAAIENTTFNEPVCPVYQNVAAMAITDAATIKSNLIAQLTAPVKWTQCIQAMVADGGTEFIEVGPGKVLQGLMRKIDRSVTASGASL encoded by the coding sequence ATGAAAGCATATATTTTTCCAGGACAAGGAGCACAATTTCCAGGCATGGGTTTAGACTTATACGAAAACTCAGACTTGGCTAAAGAAATGTTTGAGAAAGCCAATGATATTTTAGGCTTTTCGATAACAGATGTAATGTTTACTGGAACACCAGAAGAATTAAAAGAAACTAAAGTAACACAGCCTGCCATATTTTTACATTCGGTTATTTTAGCGAAAGTGTTGGGTGATGATTTTCAGCCAGAAATGGTTGCTGGGCATTCTTTAGGAGAATTATCTGCATTGGTTGCAAATGGTGTACTTTCTTTTGAGGATGGTTTACGCTTAGTATCTAAAAGAGCTTTGGCTATGCAAAAAGCCTGTGAAGATGTACCATCTACTATGGCTGCAGTTTTAGGTTTAGAAGATGCTGTTGTAGAAGAAACCTGTGCTGCTATTGAAGAAGGAGTAGTAGTTGCAGCAAATTATAACTGCCCAGGTCAATTGGTGATTTCTGGAGATATTGAAGCTGTTAAAAAAGCTTGTGAAGTATTGACTGAAAAAGGTGCAAGAAGAGCATTATTGTTGCCTGTTGGTGGTGCATTTCATTCGCCATTAATGGAGCCAGCCAGAGAAGAGTTAGCAGCTGCAATAGAAAATACAACATTCAACGAACCTGTTTGTCCTGTGTATCAAAATGTGGCAGCAATGGCTATAACAGATGCAGCTACAATTAAAAGTAATTTAATTGCACAATTAACGGCGCCTGTGAAATGGACACAATGTATACAAGCTATGGTTGCTGATGGAGGAACTGAATTTATAGAAGTTGGACCAGGAAAAGTTTTACAAGGGTTAATGCGTAAAATAGATAGAAGTGTAACTGCAAGTGGTGCTTCTTTGTAG
- a CDS encoding queuosine precursor transporter: MNKKDKQAADRIYLILAALFIASLVTSNLIFQKFFYWYPFQLEVFDVKLFEVSVGLLPYPITFLITDILSEIYGKRKANEVVIAGIFASFFSLLIIYVSKEVPATSWSKVDDTTFVEVFGAAPLAVLASMLAYLFAQFIDIRVYHFWKKLTNGKHLWLRNNFSTFSSQFIDTMTVLLLLCSFEIIEWNKFWGLLISGVLFKIIIAALDTPFLYLAVYAFRKRFRLKINEEILD; the protein is encoded by the coding sequence ATGAATAAAAAAGACAAACAGGCTGCAGACCGAATTTACCTCATTCTAGCAGCACTTTTTATAGCATCCTTAGTGACCTCTAACTTAATTTTTCAAAAATTTTTTTACTGGTATCCTTTTCAACTAGAAGTATTTGATGTAAAATTATTTGAAGTTTCTGTAGGCCTATTGCCTTACCCAATCACCTTTTTAATTACAGATATTTTATCGGAAATTTATGGTAAACGAAAAGCAAATGAAGTTGTAATTGCTGGTATTTTTGCTTCTTTCTTTTCATTACTCATTATATATGTATCCAAAGAAGTACCTGCAACCTCTTGGTCTAAGGTAGATGACACCACGTTCGTAGAAGTTTTTGGTGCTGCACCTTTAGCTGTATTGGCTTCTATGTTGGCTTATTTATTTGCACAGTTTATAGATATTAGAGTTTATCATTTTTGGAAAAAACTTACAAATGGGAAACACCTTTGGCTGAGAAATAATTTCTCTACATTTTCTTCTCAGTTTATAGATACAATGACTGTTCTTTTATTGCTTTGTTCTTTTGAAATTATTGAATGGAATAAATTCTGGGGATTATTAATTAGTGGTGTACTTTTTAAAATAATCATTGCAGCTTTAGACACTCCGTTTTTATACTTGGCTGTTTATGCATTTAGAAAACGATTCCGATTAAAAATAAATGAGGAAATTTTAGACTAA
- a CDS encoding arsenosugar biosynthesis-associated peroxidase-like protein has product MSKTYYDAADLRKFGKITEWSEELGNKFFDYYGKVFEEGALTAREKSLIALAVAHTEQCPYCIDAYTKDGLQRGITKPEMMEAIHVGAAIKSGATLVHGVQMMNKVNKLEM; this is encoded by the coding sequence ATGTCTAAAACATATTACGATGCTGCTGATTTGAGAAAATTTGGCAAAATAACAGAATGGAGTGAAGAACTAGGAAACAAGTTTTTCGATTATTATGGAAAAGTTTTTGAAGAAGGTGCCTTAACTGCTCGTGAAAAATCGTTAATAGCCTTGGCTGTTGCACATACAGAACAATGCCCTTATTGCATAGATGCCTATACTAAAGATGGTTTACAACGAGGCATTACCAAACCAGAAATGATGGAAGCCATTCATGTAGGTGCTGCTATTAAAAGTGGAGCAACTTTGGTGCATGGTGTTCAAATGATGAACAAGGTGAATAAACTAGAAATGTAA
- a CDS encoding DUF547 domain-containing protein, translated as MKQLSLLFFALVFSTQVNAQTSIFSNLLEKHVSTEGFVNYDAFKADEAQLDNYLSHLKSTIPDNSWSENQLKAFWINAYNAYTIKLILKNYPLKSIMDIKKDGKTAWKIPFAKVGGETYTLDEIEHTILRKKYFDPRIHVGVNCASISCPKILNKAFTAVNIDSELEELMKEFVNDSSRNKLGKKKVQISSIFDWFKDDFTKNGSVIDYLNKYANTAINPKAKISYLKYDWRLNSK; from the coding sequence ATGAAACAATTATCTTTATTATTTTTTGCCCTTGTTTTTAGTACTCAGGTAAATGCACAAACATCAATATTTTCAAATTTACTAGAAAAACATGTTAGCACAGAAGGGTTTGTAAACTATGATGCCTTTAAAGCAGATGAGGCACAGTTAGACAACTATTTATCACATTTAAAAAGTACTATTCCAGATAATTCGTGGTCAGAAAATCAATTAAAAGCCTTTTGGATTAATGCTTACAATGCTTATACCATAAAACTTATTTTAAAAAATTATCCTTTAAAATCGATAATGGATATTAAGAAGGATGGCAAAACTGCATGGAAAATTCCGTTTGCAAAAGTAGGTGGAGAAACCTATACTCTAGATGAGATAGAGCATACTATTTTAAGAAAAAAATACTTTGACCCAAGAATTCATGTTGGTGTAAATTGTGCATCTATTTCTTGTCCAAAAATCTTAAATAAAGCCTTTACTGCTGTAAATATTGATAGTGAGTTAGAAGAACTAATGAAAGAATTTGTGAACGATTCATCTCGAAACAAATTAGGAAAAAAGAAAGTTCAAATTTCTTCTATTTTTGATTGGTTTAAAGACGATTTTACAAAAAATGGTAGTGTAATCGATTACTTAAATAAATATGCCAACACAGCAATTAATCCAAAAGCAAAAATCTCTTATTTGAAATACGATTGGAGATTGAACAGTAAATAA
- the cyoE gene encoding heme o synthase yields the protein MNSTVISETKIAMDTLLSDLKQLTKVGLSLSVVFSSVAGYLLAVDVVNFSTLILLGLGGFFMVGASNAFNQVIEKDTDALMLRTMNRPLPTGRMSVNFAMFVAVLFTLLGLGILYSINPKTALFGAISIFLYTSVYTPLKSVTPLTVFVGAIPGAIPFMLGWVAATNQFGIEAGMLFMIQFFWQFPHFWAIGWLQFEEYKKAGFNMLPMNTKDKSAVKQIIFYTVIMILVSIAPVLKVSGDFYIYPLTAVIVALLGLVMLYYGVKLHKSEQNTDARKLMLASVLYITIVQVIYVVDKFLH from the coding sequence ATGAATTCAACTGTAATTTCAGAGACAAAAATAGCAATGGATACGCTTTTATCAGACTTAAAACAGCTTACTAAAGTTGGCTTATCTTTAAGCGTAGTTTTTTCGTCTGTTGCTGGCTATTTATTAGCAGTTGATGTCGTGAATTTTTCAACATTAATTTTATTAGGTTTAGGTGGTTTTTTTATGGTTGGTGCTTCTAACGCATTTAATCAAGTTATAGAAAAAGATACTGATGCTCTTATGCTGCGTACAATGAATAGGCCATTACCAACAGGTAGAATGTCTGTTAATTTTGCCATGTTTGTTGCAGTTTTGTTTACACTTTTAGGTTTAGGTATTTTGTATAGCATTAACCCAAAAACAGCATTATTTGGGGCTATTTCTATATTTTTATATACCTCAGTTTATACACCATTAAAATCTGTTACACCTTTAACCGTTTTTGTAGGTGCAATACCTGGAGCTATACCATTTATGTTAGGTTGGGTAGCTGCAACAAATCAGTTTGGTATAGAAGCTGGTATGCTATTTATGATTCAGTTTTTTTGGCAGTTTCCACACTTCTGGGCCATAGGTTGGTTGCAGTTCGAAGAATATAAAAAGGCAGGTTTTAATATGCTGCCAATGAATACCAAAGATAAAAGTGCTGTAAAACAAATTATTTTTTACACGGTTATTATGATTTTGGTTTCTATAGCACCTGTGTTAAAAGTTTCTGGAGATTTTTATATCTATCCACTAACAGCTGTAATAGTAGCGTTACTAGGATTGGTAATGTTGTATTATGGTGTAAAATTGCACAAATCTGAACAAAATACAGATGCCCGAAAATTAATGCTAGCCAGTGTTTTGTACATAACCATTGTACAAGTTATATATGTAGTTGATAAATTTTTACATTAA
- a CDS encoding leucine--tRNA ligase: MQYNHQEIEKNWQKYWAANQTFKASNTSDLPKYYVLDMFPYPSGAGLHVGHPLGYIASDIYARYKRHKGFNVLHPQGYDSFGLPAEQYAIQTGQHPAKTTEENIKTYRRQLDQIGFSFDWSREVRTSNPDYYKWTQWIFIQLFNSWYNKDSDKAEDISTLISIFETEGNATVNAVCDEDIISFSAEDWSAFSSTKKEEILLQYRLTFLSDTEVNWCPALGTVLANDEIVNGVSERGGHAVVRKKMTQWSMRISAYAQRLLDGLNTIDWPQPLKDSQTNWIGRSQGAMVSFKIDGFEDSISVFTTRPDTIFGVSFMTLAPEHELVSKITTNAQKAEVEAYIEATAKRSERDRMADVKTISGAFTGAYAIHPFSGEKVQIWIGDYVLASYGTGAVMAVPCGDQRDYDFAKHFDIPIPNIFEGVDISEAAHADKEGTVIANSDFLSGLKYKKALKLAIYEMEKRGFGYGKINYRLRDAVFSRQRYWGEPFPVYYKDGMPQMIDAKHLPIVLPEVEKYLPTEDGKPPLGNAEVWAWNTKTNEVVANELIDNETVFPLELNTMPGWAGSSYYFNRYMDPNNDSEIASKENLAYWQNIDLYIGGSEHATGHLLYARFWQKFLFDRGVLPVDEFAKKLINQGMILGTSAFVYKADVFVKSGCSVSSSFDDIKAKIPLIFVSKDLFSNADEFENIVLEYLLDEKIINQQESELLTIIKSGIHSDVSFVNASDELDTEAFKNWRAEFKNAQFILNDGTYKVGREVEKMSKSKYNVVNPDDIVLEYGADALRLFEMFLGPLEQTKPWKTSGISGVSSFLKKLWKLNFNGEQFEVSDEAATKDELKTLHKTIKKVEDDIENFSFNTSVSTFMIAVNELTALKCNKREILEPLLILLSPYAPHITEELWNKLGHSSSISTAPFPVFEPKHLVESTKNYPISFNGKMRFTLELSLDLSKEEIEKTVMAHEKTQAQLQGRTPKKVIIVPGKIVNIVG, encoded by the coding sequence ATGCAATACAATCATCAAGAAATAGAGAAGAATTGGCAAAAATATTGGGCAGCAAACCAAACATTTAAAGCTTCTAATACTTCAGATTTACCTAAGTATTATGTGTTAGATATGTTTCCTTATCCTTCAGGGGCAGGTTTACATGTTGGGCATCCTTTAGGGTATATTGCTAGTGATATTTATGCACGTTACAAACGTCATAAAGGGTTTAATGTATTGCACCCACAAGGTTATGATTCTTTTGGTTTGCCTGCAGAACAGTATGCCATTCAAACTGGGCAACATCCTGCAAAAACTACAGAAGAAAATATTAAAACATATAGAAGACAATTAGATCAAATTGGTTTTTCTTTTGATTGGAGTAGAGAAGTACGCACTTCAAATCCTGATTATTACAAATGGACACAATGGATTTTTATTCAATTATTCAATTCTTGGTACAATAAAGATTCAGACAAAGCAGAAGACATTTCAACCTTAATTTCAATTTTTGAAACAGAAGGAAATGCCACAGTTAATGCCGTTTGCGATGAAGATATCATTTCTTTTTCAGCAGAAGATTGGAGCGCTTTTTCATCAACCAAAAAAGAAGAAATTTTATTACAATATCGTTTAACCTTTTTGTCTGATACAGAAGTAAACTGGTGTCCTGCTTTAGGAACAGTTTTAGCCAATGACGAAATTGTAAACGGAGTTTCAGAAAGAGGAGGTCATGCTGTGGTTCGTAAAAAAATGACACAATGGTCTATGCGAATTTCTGCATATGCACAACGTTTGTTAGATGGTTTAAACACTATTGATTGGCCACAACCTTTAAAAGATTCGCAAACCAATTGGATTGGTCGTTCTCAAGGAGCAATGGTTTCTTTCAAAATTGATGGTTTTGAAGATAGTATTTCCGTTTTTACAACACGTCCTGACACTATTTTTGGAGTTAGTTTTATGACATTAGCACCAGAACATGAGTTGGTGTCTAAAATTACTACCAATGCTCAAAAAGCAGAAGTAGAAGCGTATATAGAAGCAACAGCCAAACGTTCTGAACGTGATAGAATGGCAGATGTAAAAACCATTTCTGGTGCATTTACAGGAGCGTATGCAATTCATCCTTTTTCTGGTGAGAAGGTTCAAATTTGGATTGGTGATTACGTTTTAGCATCTTATGGTACAGGAGCTGTAATGGCTGTACCTTGTGGAGATCAACGAGATTATGATTTTGCAAAACATTTTGATATTCCTATTCCTAATATTTTTGAAGGTGTTGATATTTCTGAAGCTGCACATGCAGATAAAGAAGGTACTGTAATTGCAAATTCAGACTTTTTATCAGGCTTAAAATATAAGAAAGCACTGAAACTTGCCATTTACGAAATGGAAAAAAGAGGCTTTGGTTATGGTAAAATAAATTACAGATTACGTGATGCTGTATTTAGCAGACAACGTTATTGGGGTGAGCCATTTCCTGTATATTACAAAGACGGAATGCCACAAATGATTGATGCAAAGCACTTGCCAATTGTGTTGCCAGAAGTAGAAAAGTATTTGCCAACAGAAGATGGTAAACCACCTTTAGGAAATGCAGAAGTTTGGGCTTGGAATACAAAAACGAATGAAGTTGTTGCTAATGAGTTGATTGATAATGAAACTGTTTTTCCATTAGAGTTGAACACAATGCCTGGTTGGGCTGGTAGTTCGTATTACTTTAATAGGTATATGGATCCGAATAATGACAGCGAAATCGCATCTAAGGAAAATTTAGCCTATTGGCAGAATATAGATTTATATATAGGAGGTTCAGAACATGCAACAGGACATTTATTATACGCGCGTTTTTGGCAAAAGTTTTTATTTGATAGAGGTGTGCTACCTGTAGATGAATTTGCGAAAAAGTTAATTAATCAAGGAATGATTTTGGGAACAAGTGCTTTTGTTTATAAAGCAGATGTTTTTGTAAAATCGGGTTGTTCCGTAAGCAGTTCTTTTGATGATATAAAAGCTAAAATTCCGTTGATATTTGTTTCTAAAGATTTGTTTTCAAATGCAGATGAGTTTGAAAATATAGTATTGGAATATTTATTGGATGAGAAAATTATAAATCAGCAAGAATCAGAATTATTAACCATTATAAAAAGTGGAATACATTCAGATGTTTCGTTTGTAAATGCTTCTGATGAATTAGATACTGAAGCTTTTAAAAATTGGAGAGCAGAGTTTAAAAATGCTCAATTCATTTTAAATGATGGTACGTATAAAGTAGGGCGTGAAGTAGAAAAAATGTCTAAATCTAAATACAATGTTGTAAATCCTGATGATATTGTTTTAGAATATGGTGCAGATGCCTTGCGTTTATTCGAGATGTTCTTGGGGCCTTTAGAACAAACCAAACCTTGGAAAACTTCTGGTATTTCTGGAGTTTCATCATTCTTGAAAAAATTATGGAAACTAAATTTTAATGGAGAACAATTTGAAGTTTCTGATGAAGCTGCTACTAAAGACGAATTAAAAACATTACATAAAACCATTAAGAAGGTAGAAGATGATATCGAAAATTTTTCTTTCAATACATCAGTATCTACTTTTATGATTGCAGTAAATGAATTGACAGCTCTAAAATGCAATAAAAGAGAAATCTTAGAACCTTTATTGATTTTGTTATCACCATATGCACCACATATTACAGAAGAGTTGTGGAATAAGTTAGGGCATTCAAGTTCAATTTCAACAGCTCCTTTTCCTGTTTTTGAACCAAAACATTTGGTAGAAAGTACAAAGAACTATCCTATTTCATTTAATGGTAAAATGCGTTTTACATTAGAATTGTCTTTAGATTTATCTAAAGAAGAAATAGAAAAAACGGTAATGGCTCACGAAAAAACTCAGGCACAATTACAAGGTAGAACACCTAAAAAAGTAATAATTGTACCAGGTAAAATTGTAAATATTGTAGGTTAA
- a CDS encoding pitrilysin family protein, producing MKKIFIALLVTVGLVGCKTPSEEKTKELSVNYKKIELDNGLDVVFHIDKSDPVVAVELMVHVGSAREIEGRTGFAHLFEHLLFLESENLGKGGLDKMSARIGGSGANGSTSRDRTNYLQTVPKDALEKMIWAEADKLGYFINTVTDPVLAKEKQVVKNEKRQSIDNRPYGHNQYVIDKNLYPKDHPYNWQVIGSLEDLQNATLEDVKTFFRKWYVPNNSTLVLSGDIDIEQATKWVKKYFDEIPRGEEIEPLAKRPGKVAETKLLYYEDNFARVPQLTMAWPSVAQYHKDSYALEVLTQYLTNGKNAPFNQVLIDDLKLTSNTTMYNYTSELAGQTQLVVRAFNGVKLDEVKEGIEKAFAKFEEEGISEKDLNRIKAGQETRFYGSLSSVLGKGTGLASYNTYTGNPGFVTQDINSTLAVTAEDVMDVYNKYIKGQNFIATSFVPRNQADLALTGSDLADVVEEKIVIGAEEKFDPKIAATYEKTPSSFDRSIEPDYGETPSLAVPDVYKASLENGLKIYGIENDEVPLVRFNLSIKGGQLLESMDKLGLANLTASLLEKGTANKTVTELEEAIQELGASINVYSGTENITISATTLAKNYDKTLALVKEMLLEPRFDSNEFDLLKKATIARLRQQEASPNAVARNTYNELIYGKDNMRAKNNLGSTASVANITLEDIKNFYNANISPSVAKMLVVGDISEAQVTSSLQDLNDNWMAKKVTIPEYKTPDAPTEPTVYFYDIPNAKQSVLQFGAPALAATDEDFYPATVMNYILGGGGFASRLTQELREGKGYTYGIRSGFSGSNAKGAFTISSGVRSNVTLESAQAVKQILEEYPETFSDKDLETTKSFLIKSNARAFETSRAKLNMLSNMSEYGWESDYVKDREAVVNNMTKEQIKALANKYVNPNKMIWLVVGDAETQLDRMKELGYGEPVLLNKRQEKIKK from the coding sequence ATGAAAAAAATTTTTATTGCTTTATTAGTAACAGTTGGTTTAGTTGGCTGCAAAACGCCTTCTGAAGAAAAAACAAAAGAGTTAAGTGTAAATTATAAAAAAATTGAACTAGACAATGGCTTAGACGTTGTTTTTCATATCGACAAATCAGATCCTGTAGTGGCTGTAGAGTTGATGGTTCATGTAGGTTCTGCCAGAGAAATTGAAGGCAGAACAGGTTTTGCACACTTGTTTGAACACTTACTTTTTTTAGAATCAGAAAATTTAGGAAAAGGTGGTTTAGATAAAATGAGTGCAAGAATTGGTGGTTCAGGTGCTAACGGTTCTACCTCTAGAGATAGAACAAATTACCTACAAACCGTGCCAAAAGATGCTCTAGAAAAAATGATTTGGGCTGAGGCTGATAAATTAGGGTATTTTATTAATACTGTAACAGATCCTGTTTTGGCGAAAGAAAAGCAAGTGGTTAAAAATGAAAAAAGACAAAGCATAGACAACAGACCTTATGGACATAATCAATATGTGATTGATAAAAACCTATACCCAAAAGATCATCCTTACAACTGGCAAGTAATTGGTTCTTTAGAAGATTTGCAAAATGCAACTTTAGAAGACGTAAAAACATTTTTTAGAAAGTGGTACGTACCCAACAATTCTACTTTGGTTTTATCTGGTGATATTGACATTGAGCAAGCTACAAAATGGGTAAAGAAATATTTTGATGAAATTCCTAGAGGTGAAGAAATTGAACCACTAGCTAAAAGACCAGGTAAAGTAGCCGAAACTAAATTGTTGTATTATGAAGATAATTTTGCGAGAGTACCTCAACTAACTATGGCTTGGCCTAGTGTTGCTCAATACCACAAAGATTCTTATGCTTTAGAGGTATTAACACAATATTTAACCAATGGTAAAAATGCACCTTTCAATCAGGTTTTAATTGATGATTTAAAATTAACATCAAACACAACCATGTACAATTACACTTCTGAATTAGCAGGTCAAACACAACTAGTTGTAAGAGCTTTTAACGGAGTAAAATTAGATGAAGTAAAAGAAGGTATTGAAAAAGCTTTTGCGAAATTTGAAGAAGAAGGTATTTCTGAAAAAGATTTAAATAGGATTAAAGCAGGTCAAGAAACGCGTTTTTATGGCAGTTTATCTAGTGTTTTGGGTAAAGGTACTGGCTTAGCTTCTTACAACACCTATACTGGTAATCCTGGTTTTGTAACTCAAGACATCAATAGCACTTTAGCTGTTACTGCAGAAGATGTAATGGATGTGTATAACAAGTATATTAAAGGGCAAAATTTTATTGCAACTAGCTTTGTACCAAGAAATCAAGCAGATTTAGCATTAACAGGTTCTGATTTGGCAGATGTGGTTGAAGAGAAAATTGTTATTGGTGCAGAAGAAAAATTCGACCCTAAAATTGCTGCAACTTATGAAAAAACACCTTCTTCTTTTGACAGAAGTATAGAACCAGATTATGGAGAAACGCCTTCTTTGGCAGTGCCTGATGTATACAAAGCTAGCCTAGAAAATGGCTTAAAAATATACGGAATAGAAAATGATGAAGTGCCTTTAGTGCGTTTTAATTTATCTATTAAAGGTGGCCAGTTATTAGAATCTATGGATAAATTAGGTTTGGCCAATTTAACTGCAAGTTTGTTAGAAAAAGGTACAGCCAATAAAACAGTAACAGAATTGGAAGAGGCTATTCAAGAGTTGGGTGCCTCTATCAACGTATATTCGGGCACAGAAAACATTACAATAAGCGCAACTACTTTAGCTAAAAATTACGATAAAACATTAGCTCTAGTAAAAGAAATGCTTTTAGAACCAAGGTTTGATAGCAATGAATTCGATTTATTGAAGAAGGCCACAATAGCTCGTTTACGTCAGCAAGAAGCTAGTCCAAATGCAGTAGCTAGAAATACGTATAATGAGTTGATTTATGGTAAAGACAACATGCGTGCAAAAAATAATTTAGGGAGCACAGCTTCTGTAGCTAATATTACTTTAGAAGATATAAAGAATTTTTACAACGCAAACATTTCTCCATCTGTAGCTAAAATGTTGGTAGTTGGTGATATTTCAGAAGCACAAGTAACTTCATCTTTACAAGATTTAAATGATAATTGGATGGCAAAAAAGGTAACTATACCTGAATATAAAACACCAGATGCACCTACTGAACCAACTGTATATTTTTATGATATTCCAAATGCAAAACAATCAGTTTTACAATTTGGTGCTCCTGCTTTGGCTGCAACAGATGAAGATTTTTATCCTGCAACTGTTATGAATTACATTTTAGGTGGTGGTGGTTTTGCTTCTAGATTAACTCAAGAATTAAGAGAAGGTAAAGGATATACATATGGAATTAGATCTGGTTTTTCAGGTTCTAATGCAAAAGGTGCTTTTACTATTTCTAGTGGAGTTAGAAGTAATGTAACTTTAGAATCTGCGCAAGCTGTAAAACAAATATTAGAAGAGTATCCAGAAACATTTTCTGATAAAGATTTAGAAACTACAAAAAGCTTTTTAATTAAAAGTAATGCCAGGGCTTTTGAAACTTCTAGAGCCAAATTAAACATGTTATCGAACATGAGTGAATATGGTTGGGAATCTGATTATGTAAAAGACAGAGAGGCTGTTGTAAACAACATGACTAAAGAGCAAATTAAAGCTTTGGCCAACAAATATGTAAATCCAAATAAAATGATTTGGTTGGTTGTTGGAGATGCAGAAACTCAATTAGATAGAATGAAGGAGTTGGGTTATGGAGAACCTGTTCTTTTAAACAAACGTCAAGAAAAAATAAAGAAATAA
- a CDS encoding enoyl-CoA hydratase/isomerase family protein — protein MTTTRQNGSLYTNIQGNIATIEFGHPASNSFPSELLDRLAKEFTAISTNDAVAVIVLKSEGEKAFCAGASFDELVAIENLEQGKQFFSGFANVINAMRTCSKLIVGRVQGKTVGGGVGLAAACDYVLATEAASIKLSELTIGIGPFVIEPAVKRKIGLAALSELTLDATNWKNAYWAKEKGLYAKVLENTKELDTELEYFTQKLASYNSQALAEMKKVLWENTDHWGNLLVERAKVSGELVLSEATKKALAKFSKK, from the coding sequence ATGACTACTACAAGACAAAATGGAAGTTTATATACCAATATTCAAGGAAATATTGCTACTATAGAATTTGGACATCCTGCCAGTAACTCATTTCCTAGTGAATTATTAGATCGATTGGCAAAAGAATTTACTGCTATTTCTACTAATGATGCAGTAGCTGTAATTGTCTTAAAATCTGAAGGAGAAAAAGCTTTTTGTGCTGGTGCTTCTTTTGATGAGTTAGTTGCTATCGAAAATTTAGAACAAGGAAAACAATTTTTCTCTGGATTTGCAAATGTGATTAATGCCATGAGAACCTGCAGCAAATTAATTGTAGGTAGAGTGCAAGGTAAAACTGTGGGTGGAGGTGTAGGTTTGGCTGCAGCTTGCGATTATGTTTTGGCAACAGAAGCAGCGTCTATAAAACTATCTGAACTAACTATAGGTATTGGGCCTTTCGTTATAGAGCCAGCAGTAAAACGTAAAATTGGTTTGGCTGCTTTGAGCGAATTAACTTTAGATGCAACCAATTGGAAAAATGCTTATTGGGCAAAAGAAAAAGGTTTGTATGCAAAGGTTTTAGAAAATACAAAAGAATTAGATACAGAACTTGAGTATTTTACACAGAAACTAGCTTCGTACAATTCACAAGCCTTGGCAGAAATGAAAAAAGTGCTTTGGGAAAATACAGATCATTGGGGAAATTTACTTGTAGAAAGAGCTAAGGTTTCTGGAGAATTAGTCCTATCTGAAGCCACTAAAAAGGCATTGGCTAAGTTTTCTAAAAAATAA